The sequence ATTGCTTACTATTTGAATATATGTTTCATTTCCTACAATTAGTCTCTCTAACTATCAGATAGTTTTATTGATTTCACATGAGATATATGATTCGTGATTGATTGCATAACTTCTCTGCCTGACAATTTAGATAGTTCATTGATTGAAtcgttttttcattttaaatcccTTCTTAACTGAATATAGTCTGCTTTATAAATGTCCTTCTTGTTTTACTAAGGATAATAATAAACCACATGCTACGTATAGCATCAATGTGTCCACTAATCTTAAATTCCATATGCAAATAGTTATTAGTAGTCACTAGTCCTTAATTAGCAACTTACATGTTGTGGCTATTGTAAGGCCTATTGATAACACAACTTTCTTCTTCCAAGAATGATGATGACTACCTTGAGGTGATTCATCATGGTGGCTTGTGAAGTTAACTGTTCTTAGTAAGTAGTAACCCAATATTTTCAAAGTTGGAACTAGGTAAACTACAATTATCTCCACTGGATTGGGCCAATCCCAAGTCAACTTAATATATGCTCTTGAATTTTGTGTTAAAAACCAAGGAAAATATGCAGGTGAAATTTTATTACGTGTAGCAAACAAGGAAGATGTGTTGGTTTAGGAATGCCAATTCCAATTTTGTCTATTTTATTTGCTAATGGATACAAATGCCAAACTTGTTACATGTTTTTGTGCTAGGGTGGTTCTATGCCTTCTTTTGCAGTTATATTAGTAGTTACTACAGCTAGTTCTACTCAACAAAAAGAGTTTAGTTATAGTCATGTACCACAAATTGGGAAATACAATTTTGTCTATGATAAGCATCATGTCAAACCCCTAGTAGATTCAAAAGTAGAGTGCTATGAGTTATAAAAGAAATCTGCATgcattggaaaaataaaaaagtggtaAATTTAGCATTAAAGAAGTGGTCAATATATATTGTATTCATGGgaatgttttaacttttaactaaaCTCAAGTTGCTAGTGTTTTGACTTAAATACTACTATTTACTGTACAGTCAAACTTGGTATCGGGGACTTCAGTATGGGTGCTGCTGCAACTACGTTATACTCAGCTACATGCCATGTTTTGGGGCATGCACTATGGTAATGGAAACATTTACCCTATCAACTTAAGTGCTATTGTCATAGTGAATATGTGAATAGCTATACattaaattgttattattgggAATGTTTTCCTTTCGAGTTTCCACTTAGTGGCCTATAGacaacttttgtttttctaatgaaTAAGACAATAATTAAGAATTGAACATCTTTCTTAATACATGTATATCAAAGTGGAGATTGTAGTTTTATTCTTTCTGTGGTCAATAATCTATAGTTGTGCCCTGGTCAATAATAACTCGCAAgcacaaaaaacaaagaaattccTTGTAGGAGTTATTGGTCAAGACTCTTGACCTATACTTTATATTGTCTGGGAAGTGAACACCTTGCTTGAGTTTGTCCTGATTCACTGATTGACCACATGTTGCAATTACCAGTCTGAAATTCACTGATTCTTTTATTTACCATGTCAAGATATTCATTTGGTTCAACTTTTTGACAAATGTGAATTATCAgaacttctaaaaaaaatagttcattcTTGACAAATGTTCATTCTTTGAGAAATGTTCTAGTTTGTACTAGTAGCCAAAATATTCATTGGTTTCATCTTGTGTTGTAGTTAAGACTTCAAAGTTGTATGATAAAATCTTCAATCATGCAGGATGGACCTGACTTTATTCTTGATCAATACTTAAATTGTTATTGCAGGTGATGATGTGGTTGCATATGAACATGGACTTCATTAAATGTCATCGCATAATATAAAGGTGAAACTCCAAATCTGATTGGACAACAACACCAACAATACTTATGGTATGTAtctaagttaaaaatatttcatgacTTACATTAGTTAGTTTCATGTagtctttttttggtttttaaatttcagtaaaaatgtataaattcgAATTTGTGAAAGTttcaaatatttctttcttgtagtgtttctttgtttttcagcTTCTCTTTTTGTATGATGCAAGAGATAATATCATTGATCCTATCAAAGATGAGGTActtgtattttgtattttaggAATTTGTCTTAGGAATTATAATagctttatataaaaaattatactaacttgtattttgtatgaaattgttttaggaatttttattttcttaatctgttgtaattaatattaaaatttattttaaaaattaatatttaaatgatagattaaatataaataatacatgaacctcttatttttatttaatctatcatttaaatatttatttattaaataaattttaccattaatattaattacaatcatgctaatatatattatttttaattatttatattttttctgttaGGATATCAAGcagaaaaaatatcaataattaaaaataatatttaattaaaggaCTGTGCTTACATCagcaccgtcttagaatgctAACTTTTAAAGACGGTGTTTACGTCAGGACCGTCttagaagacaaactttcaaaGACAGTGCTTACGTCAGCACCGTCTTTAAAAATCAGCTTTCTAAGATGGTGCTTACCTCaacaccgtctttgaaagttgCTCACTTTTAAAGATGGTGTTTTCGGATCTGTAGTTGAAAGTTTTATGTTTCGAAGACATGACGGTCCAAAACCGTCGTTGTATCCTATATTTGACCGTCTTAGGAAAGctttttttgtagtagtgaccTTGAATGATCAGTGAATTAGTTATTGGAATTGCAAGTTGCAATGCCACTTTTTGTTCCCgtctgatttaatttttttctttttcacaattTTCTTGAAACACAATAATTCTTCGTACAATCATCATTAAAGGCATGAAAATGTACATTTCCTTTTATCCACCAAaagttggacattttagtgtaattgatctctttattatgttaaaataagagtgcacgcttgttttaatgtaataacgagatgttcggtttaggtaaattttggaagttacatgaaaattactaaaacttccatcaacggttggaagttactaaaacttccatcaatggcagtttttaaaaagaaaaaaacttccatcaaccgccaaaaaccacctgttctttgatcataaataatcattctggttcagaaagcataacgggtgacaaagcatacaagaccaaaacaaaactcttgaattataatcttatgattttatccgattgaacaattttggttgaaccccgaaatttgattcaatctgaaagtgttatacacgacttcagatttatccagtattATCTCGATTATCAAATTAgccaacaaaagattgaatcaaatttttcgagatgacgaacgatagttcgaagatgacaagcaagtttgcaaagttggacaagtttgaagggccggatttcagaagatggcagaagaagatgcactttctcttgacaacattgaatgtggtgtatgtgctgagtacaccgaTGTCGGTGTATATGGAAgacgaaactctggatcaaacaaggaagcgttcgaaatgggagaacgacgattacatttgtcgtggacacattctgaaTGGTATAtctgactctctctttgatatttatcaaaatgttgagtctgctaaggaattatgggactctcttgaatccaagtatatggcagaagatgcctcaagtaacaaattcttagttagtaatttctttaattacaaaatgattgattcgaggcctgttatggaacaatataatgaactgctacggattttgggtcagtttactcaacatgatttgaaaatggatgaatccattgcagtttcatctataattgataatctgccttcttcttggaaagacttcaagcataccttgaaacataagaaggaagagttgactctggttcaactcggtAGTCATTTCATTATTGAGAGTCGCTGAGGGCTCaagaaattgacaaagtcaatgataaaaacgtagcaggttcctctttcgttaatatggtagaggaaagtggaacagttaagcaaaattacaatgctaaaggtaacaaacgaaaatttcaaggaaataagatcaaaggtccaaacaaacagacaaaattgtcatgttggaagtgtgggaaacctggtcatttaaagagggattgtcgggtgttcaaaggaaagaacaaggctggtccaagtgggtctaatgatcctgaaaagcaacaaggtcagattgtagtgaataattttaattcgaatatgaattcaaattatgtatcactaatatctgatgCATAGTATGTGCAAGAtgatgacgttgcttggtggtttgattcgggagcaacaagccatgtgtgcaaagatcgtcgttggttcaagaaatttagaccaatcgatgatggcactattgtgaagatgggcaatgttgcaactgaaccaatcctaggattaggttgtgtgaatttagtttttactttcggaaaaagtttgtatttggataatgtcttatttgtacctggtattcgtaagaacttattgtctggtatggttttaaataattgtggtttcaagcaagtacttgaaagtgacaagtacatcttgtcaagacatggttcgtttgttggatttggttatcgttgtaatggaatgtttaaattaaacattgatgttccttttgttcatgaatctgtttgtatggcctcgtgtagttctataactaatatgacaaaatcagaaatttggcatgctagattaggacatgttcattacaaaagattaaaagatatgtcaaaaacaagtatgattcctccttttgatatgaacattgaaaaatgcaaaacttgcatgttgaccaagatcactaggaaaccttttaaggatgttaaaagtgagactaaagtcttagaccttattcatagtgatttgtgtgatttgcatgctactccatcattaggtcataaaaaataccttgttacttttattgatgatgcatcaaggtattgttatgtatatttattaaatacaaaagatgaagttcttgataaatttaaaatttataagaaagaggtagaacttcatcaaaatgggctaatcaaaacgcttcgtacggataggggaggtgagtattatgatccggtttattttcaatctactggaataatacatcaaactacaactccctatacaccacaatAGAATGGTTtagccgaaaggaagaataaaaccttgaaagaaatggtgaattccatgttatcctattcgggtttaagtgaaggattttggggtgaggctatgttgacagcctgttacttgttgaaccgaattcctaacaaaaggaataaggttaccccatatgaactttggctaaggcatatagtcaagtgtataatgggaagtctagacacttgggtgttagacacaacatggttcgggagttaatcatgcatggtgtgatatcagtggagtttgtgagaactcagcataatttagccaatcatttaaccaaagggttaagtagagatctcgtgaaaaggtcggctgtgggattaggattaaagtccatctgaaatctcttatgttaagatacccaattcccatctaatatgacattaggtgctgaattcaatgtggaaagcttaacatgtagagattggaacacatcatcgaaagtatcccaaaaggaatgtgttcggttctgtaagttaaggaggttgaagtgtaacttctcaatggttcttttaaaaaattgcatttgcaggtgcaagaaagaaaaggactacctatataagcatgaagtttagccgcttcaagaagctgtgacttggctttgatatgcttatgaaggatagggacacaggctagtaaactagtgtcgagcaagagtaatgttataaactattgtgcagattatcttcatatattcattatgaatagaaaggattcaatccttagtgacaccctgatattcgaatatttgaaacgtgtaatttgctaagatgaaattcaatcgtcacgatatttcatctatgcagtagtttgttgtatgttatgactttggtgatttgatcggtaattacactaaaatgggggaggtttgttggacattttagtgtaattgatctctttattatgttaaaataagagtgcacacttgttttaatgtaataacgatatgttcggtttaggcaaaattttggaagttacatggaagttactaaaacttccatcaacgacagtttttaaaaggaaaaaaacttccatcaactgacaaaaaccacctgttctttgatcataaataatcattctggttcagaaagaaaaatgggtaacaaaacatacaagaccaaaacaaaactcttgaattataatcttctgattttatccgattgaacaattttggttgaaccccgaaatttgattcaatctgaaagtgttatacacgacttcagatttatccagtattatctcgattttcaaattaatcaaCAATATCTACATTATTGAACAATTAGAACATATTTGTATTggtctaatatttttttccctacaTCCATCTTGGATTTATAGCCCCCAAAATTACGTATATTGGATTTACTTGCCTTTTTTCGCCCTTAGTTACTATCAACCAATCACCATAGAGACCATTATGGCCTTTATTGACGTGGCTAACATGAACCAAATTAAAAGTTGCATGTTGTCATGTATCTTTCATATTTAATCTCCCTCACTGCTACTATTTGGAGGTCTTTGACAATGCCACTTAATCATTCTTCTTCTTAGGGAATTCTTAGTAATATGACCATAGAGACTGCAACATTTATAGGTTAAATGGAGACCTTCGTACTTTACATCGAGCAAATGATTACATGAAGCCAAACTCACCCCACCATTAGTTGACTGAAGTTGACCTCCTCACATAGTATACTCTTGACCCAACCATGGTTATGAATTCCACTTTAACAAGTGCCTACCAATTACTACAAAATCAGGCTCTTAGAGGCCACTTCCATCATAGTATACTCTATCCCTAGACACGTAATTTTATCCACACCAACATGCTATTGATCATCACATCATAGGGGACAAAGTCTACACCCAAAAGTCAAACTATATGGTAACAATCAAAGATTATTCATGGTTCATTTCCAACCATTATCTATTTATCCTTTGCAAAGTCAAACTTTACCATATAAAGCCATGGTGATGTCGACAACACCCACCCCTTCAAAGTGTTTCCAAATGGACTTCAATCGATCTCATAATGAGCAAATTAATTTTCCCACCAAAAGCTTAATAATTACAACATTCTTTCAAAATAATTCTTACAAATTGCTTCCATCGAAGTCACATTTCTGTTTCAACCTATCTCCATGCTCCAACTCAATATTGAACAACTTTCTCCCTGTAAGATCCACTTGTTTCCCCATTTAAGGAGTGAATTTTGTTTTCCTGTCAACTTATCACAAAAGGAAATATTTAGTTGATTATTATTATCACCACCATCAAAAGCTTagagaatgaattttttttaatgaagacTATGGCAGATAAACATCAAAGGTAAATCCTAACATCCCAACAATGTTGATACTCCAAGACTAAACaactaatatataaattaacacTTCATTATATATTAGCATCCCAACAATGATATACTTTgagtgtattttttaaaaaatataattataacttgTTAACCTattctttctaaaaaaataaattggtgtatgtgtgtgtggtaTAAGGTAATTTTTGCAAAATTCTAACACAATCATTGTTAAATAACATGTTAATTGTCACAAagcaatttaaatatattttttaataaatcattattGAAATCTTAATGACCCCAGTATTAGTGACAAattatttccaacaaaaattTGGTTACACATACtttcctgtaaaaaaaatacaatataaataatttttaaaatagtttaaatataattttaattttaatttataagactaaatttaaattcacAGTATATGAGAAGATATTTAAATTGTGAGAAAATAGTCATACTAAATTAATttggtcttttcttttatcGTGGATGTCATGCATGTTTCTAAGATGAAAACATGGTGACGAATTATAGGCATTTGGCAATGAAACCTAGTTACTGAGAGTCTCCAAAATTGAAGAAGCTCCCACTTTGAGAAGGGAAATTAATGGCCCAAGGTCCTCAACCTATGACTTTCAATGCGATGGAGttgaaataaaaactatttcttatttttattcccTCCTTTAAAGCATATCTTAAGGaagaataataaacaaaggaacAACAAAAAGATGTATCATGCATGTGCTTCATAAAAACCCAAATATATATATCTGCGATTGAAAGATgatgaaagcaaaagaaaagtgAGGCTTATGTTTTAATCCATGCACTAGTTCCTTTCAACTTTCTCCATTGAAGAAATAGCTAGAGttagttgaacatttttgtatcttagaaattttacattaattatatattaaatgaatGAGTGACAGTTACACGTGAAGCaacaaaattttgtaataatttgaaATCATTTAATGCTATATGATATAacattttatacatttaattttttaaatatataaaataaaaacatctaaTCGGggttttttatttagttaattttttcaaGATTTTGCACAAGCAATACaaataataagtaaattataatttaattgttgaatgAGTATATATTTACATAAAGTTTTAAATAGTCTAAAATCTTCATGACAGTGAAAGTTGAAATAacttttatgaaattaaataaattttagttgaagatttttatcattttacatatatataaacataaaatatgcataataatatattttcttttatttaattaaaaaaattagaaaaaagaaaaaaaaatgactattgaaaagaaaaattgaaattttttaatacttttcttTCAATTCAAATGTCATATTTGTTTCCCCTCTCATTTTCTCTCCACCATCCCAAAAGACCATTGAACATAATTAAGCAGGACAAGACATGCATGGGTACAAGTTTACATGCCAGAGAACATATCCAACATAAATCTTAAACATTTCATATTTAGTCTGACTACCAAATTTGATAAGTATTTCCAATTTCGAAAATATTGTCAAGGCCACCATagatatcatcatcatcatcgtcaaCAACTTTGTTTTCTTGATCAACATTGACGGGTGCGGCTGGTGCGGCTTCTTGAATTGCTTGGTTTGATGCCCCCTCCCCAACAATATTGTTCATCGGCATGAATTGATGTAATTGATTTGCTTGATTTGGTGCCTCTTCCTCAACATTGTTCAAAAGGTTGTTGGCAGCTTCTGCTTTACCCTTATGGCTAAGTTCCTTCGTCAAGTAAGCTAAATATGCATCTGGTTCATGTGACATTCCTGTGTTTGACGAGGACTTAGATTCTTCTAGATTTTCTTGATCCTTTCGAGCCGACACATACTAGTTCCTCACATAAAATTGTTCACATCAGACAAGTATAAAGAAAAGTATAAAGatcaaaaacatcaaaataagGAAAAGTATAAAGATCAAACTATATAAATTCTCTGTGAGTCGATTTTTCTCTAATTATACCTTAAAAGATAGTACATGCAGTGTTAGTAGAAAATTTCATGAGCACATTGTGTAACCTTTCTTCCCCCACCCCTCCAATATTTGGTTAATAATAAATGTTCACCAAATTATGTATAAAGGAAGCAAAACTAACCAGATTTTTCAACTCGTCCTTGTAAAGGGTTATGAAATCTCCTGTTTGAAGTTTATAATGGTTAACAAAATCCCCTGTAAGATTGGATCGAAAAACAATTGTTTATGATGCCAAAATCAAAAAACTGCAATTGTAGTACTACAGTTGACAACACacaagaaattgaattttacCTGTATTATCAAGAATATACATTCTGCTTTTGTTATTAGTCCAGTACCTGTGCAATAACACCTTATACTTactatatcttgaaaaaaaaacccaaTAAAGAAACATGTATAAATTACATAGAATTCCTTTACTTGTATTTGATGCTCCATTCAATCTCAGAATATACATCCTTTAGTACAATATTGATTCCTTCCTTCTTCCACAGTGTCGGAAGCTTATCCTCAGCCTCTCTCTATTTAACATATATGTATTATTAACTTGGATATGGGCAAAATATATCACTTTTTGACAAGCAAAAGGTAATAATTGAAGGTATTGAACATTAAAACTGATTTCGATTTGTCatacaatcaaagaataattatatttaatatcttaaattttttaaaaaatatttaataattatagtaaaagaattaataaaaagatgttatagaaagaattcaaaattattcatgttgaaaactgaaaaatacAATTTCAACAATGGTTTGTCTTTCTGCAAATTATAGGCACAAATATGTTTATGACTGAAAAGATAACCATTGTTGCTTTACTTTTCCTTCTATTTTTGTGCTAAAATAGATatgttaggaaaaaaaataattattgggcCGCCTGgatcacaaatcaagtttcaCTGATCAAGATGAGCCATTAATAGGGCATCTTTACTTCAATGTTTCATCTTTTCTTGGAaggtatataaagagaaagataaCCAAACATGTaattgaagaaaataagaaaaccttACCTTTGGGAGCACAATGCGGCCTAGGACGCCAACATCACTATTATTCAACTTCTTTGTCAAAATTTCTTCTAGCTTCTGCAATTAGACAATGggaatagttaaaaaaataatcattaaaagaCTCAAAAGAAAAAATCCTACATATAGGCATGTTTAATTCCCTTCAAACATTTTTGTTCtaaaattttttttctgaaataatTAGTCCTtactcaataattatttttcacacaaaattgatcaagtttaaaaaattatttccaaaataaaacaattaagatATCTTTTCATCctcttcatttattttcttcaaacattattaatttcttaagcGACAAACTGTGaatgaaaattttagaaaacattGAAATCAATGAACATACAAGGCCTTAATGCAGAAAGGAAAGCATATTTTAAGAGAACCAATCACCTTCCCGTTTGGGGTGTTAAAAAACTTGGTTGCATTGTGTTGTTTGACTGTGATCCTCACATTTGACCCTCCATTAGGAACAAATTGTTCCCTTGTTGTCCTTTCTAGAACTGAATTAGGAGCGACAGGAGTAGAATTTTTACTCCTTTGTCTTACTTGTCTCCATCTCTCCCTTGTAGCTTTGGTCATGCATGCCCTCGAACCTTGAAGTTCCGAATTTGGCATTCCATAGGGTTGATTAGAAAAGCTAACTTGTCCTGTTGGAAAGGGATACAAAGGAATGAAATAAGGTTGTTCTGGAAAGTTAAGTTTTTCACTAGTATTGTAAGGGAAATTTTGAGGATATGTGCTTGGTTGTACAAGGCTTGTTTGGTTTGATGAAGATGAGCCACTGCCACCAGTAGTGGTGATTGATGGGttggggtttttttttaaaaatggcaCAAAAAAGTTTTCCATTTTCGTGAGAAATTAACAGGCTTCAAGGTTTTTGTTTTGAGTGTTGAGTGAATTgagagagtgtgtgtgtgtatgaggCTCTTATAAGAAGTTGTTTAGGTGCAGTGGTAGTGCCAATtaagcaaacaaaaatataaaaaaaaaagtatgacaaaaatAAATGCAAGGATTGTGAACGAgaataaagaaaaggaaggaaaaggAAACAAGAGAGAGGAAGGAAGATGTTGAAGTGGGTAACAAGTGGAGGGAACGTTGTAACATTGGAATACTCATCTGAGTTGTAATCAAATGCACTGAACAAAAACACATAAATTGCaagttcaaaatataaaaaaaaattgagagtgTTGAGATGGATGAAGCAGAAAAAAGAGGAGAAGATGAAATGTCATTGCAGTGAAAGTGAGCGTTATGGTATCATAAAGTTGAGACTAGCTGACTTATAAATGGTATGCAAGATGGACATTGTCTTCATGTGTTGCATAAAGCCAAAGAAAGGTGTGTGCCCCACGTGTTTGTAAGATGCCTAGAGGAACATGAATTGCAGTTACGAAGAGAGGATAATTATATAGGAAGTGACTATGGGAAGATAGAGGTGTGAAAATGGCTGGGGTTTTGGTTTGGCCATGGTTTTGGCTTCATGTGTGGGGTTGAGAGTTTCATAAGCAATCAATGAAAATATCACATAGgtatttattaattagtatatgATAATATACATGAATATGTCTGAT comes from Glycine soja cultivar W05 chromosome 20, ASM419377v2, whole genome shotgun sequence and encodes:
- the LOC114401800 gene encoding B3 domain-containing transcription factor LEC2-like, producing MENFFVPFLKKNPNPSITTTGGSGSSSSNQTSLVQPSTYPQNFPYNTSEKLNFPEQPYFIPLYPFPTGQVSFSNQPYGMPNSELQGSRACMTKATRERWRQVRQRSKNSTPVAPNSVLERTTREQFVPNGGSNVRITVKQHNATKFFNTPNGKKLEEILTKKLNNSDVGVLGRIVLPKREAEDKLPTLWKKEGINIVLKDVYSEIEWSIKYK